One genomic segment of Musa acuminata AAA Group cultivar baxijiao chromosome BXJ3-3, Cavendish_Baxijiao_AAA, whole genome shotgun sequence includes these proteins:
- the LOC135633333 gene encoding serine/threonine-protein kinase PBL35-like isoform X1 has protein sequence MEKSCGCWSAIVGGISGACGSSDAAARASPNAIQPKTSVIYDAATETRYLNASNRELAASHESTFSMESTLDPTSKDKTSLQLLQFAFQELKSATGNFRPDSILGEGGFGYVFKGWIEENGTAPAKPGTGLTVAVKSLKPDALQGHREWVAEINFLGQLHHPNLVKLIGYCIEDDQRLLVYEFMSRGSLENHLFRRALPLPWSSRMKIALGAAKGLAFLHGGADPVIYRDFKTSNILLDSEYNAKLSDFGLAKAGPQGDKTHVSTRVVGTYGYAAPEYVMTGHLTSKSDVYSFGVVLLEILTGRRSMDKNRPSGEQNLVAWAKTYILGDKQRLYQIVDPRLEFNYSIKGVQKIAKLAYYCLSRDSKSRPSMDEVVKDLMPLQDLKDMAALYVRSRTSRGKHHR, from the exons ATGGAGAAGAGCTGCGGGTGCTGGTCGGCGATCGTGGGTGGGATTAGCGGAGCCTGTGGATCGTCCGATGCCGCCGCTAGGGCCTCCCCGAATGCGATCCAGCCCAAGACGAGTGTGATCTATGATGCAG CAACTGAGACCAGATATCTAAATGCTAGCAACCGTGAACTTGCTGCTTCTCATGAATCTACTTTCTCAATGGAAAGTACTCTAGATCCAACATCCAAGGACAAAACATCTCTTCAGTTACTTCAGTTTGCTTTCCAGGAGTTGAAATCTGCTACTGGAAACTTCCGGCCTGATAGTATTCTTGGGGAAGGTGGATTTGGTTATGTTTTCAAGGGATGGATAGAGGAGAATGGCACAGCTCCTGCAAAACCAGGTACAGGTCTCACTGTTGCTGTCAAGAGTCTGAAGCCCGATGCTCTCCAAGGTCACAGGGAATGGGTT GCTGAGATTAACTTTCTGGGGCAGTTGCATCATCCGAACCTTGTTAAGCTCATAGGGTACTGCATTGAAGATGACCAAAGGCTTCTTGTCTATGAATTTATGTCCCGAGGAAGTCTTGAAAACCATCTTTTCCGAA GGGCTCTTCCTTTACCCTGGTCCAGCAGGATGAAAATTGCACTTGGGGCTGCCAAAGGACTGGCATTCCTCCACGGAGGTGCTGATCCAGTTATTTATAGGGATTTTAAGACGTCCAACATTCTTCTAGATTCG GAGTACAATGCCAAGCTGTCAGATTTTGGGCTTGCAAAAGCTGGGCCTCAGGGAGATAAGACACACGTTTCCACCCGTGTTGTTGGTACATATGGTTATGCCGCACCAGAATATGTGATGACAG GGCACTTAACGTCAAAGAGTGATGTCTACAGTTTTGGTGTTGTGTTGCTTGAGATTTTAACTGGTCGAAGATCCATGGACAAGAATCGGCCTAGTGGGGAGCAAAATCTAGTGGCATGGGCCAAGACATATATTTTAGGAGATAAGCAAAGGCTTTACCAGATTGTAGATCCTCGATTGGAGTTCAACTACTCAATTAAAGGAGTGCAGAAGATTGCTAAGTTAGCTTACTACTGTCTCAGCAGGGATTCCAAATCTCGCCCTTCTATGGATGAAGTTGTTAAGGATCTCATGCCACTTCAAGACCTCAAAGACATGGCTGCATTGTATGTTCGCTCTCGTACATCACGAG GTAAGCATCATCGTTGA
- the LOC135633333 gene encoding serine/threonine-protein kinase PBL35-like isoform X3 → MMQELKSATGNFRPDSILGEGGFGYVFKGWIEENGTAPAKPGTGLTVAVKSLKPDALQGHREWVAEINFLGQLHHPNLVKLIGYCIEDDQRLLVYEFMSRGSLENHLFRRALPLPWSSRMKIALGAAKGLAFLHGGADPVIYRDFKTSNILLDSEYNAKLSDFGLAKAGPQGDKTHVSTRVVGTYGYAAPEYVMTGHLTSKSDVYSFGVVLLEILTGRRSMDKNRPSGEQNLVAWAKTYILGDKQRLYQIVDPRLEFNYSIKGVQKIAKLAYYCLSRDSKSRPSMDEVVKDLMPLQDLKDMAALYVRSRTSRGKHHR, encoded by the exons ATGATGCAG GAGTTGAAATCTGCTACTGGAAACTTCCGGCCTGATAGTATTCTTGGGGAAGGTGGATTTGGTTATGTTTTCAAGGGATGGATAGAGGAGAATGGCACAGCTCCTGCAAAACCAGGTACAGGTCTCACTGTTGCTGTCAAGAGTCTGAAGCCCGATGCTCTCCAAGGTCACAGGGAATGGGTT GCTGAGATTAACTTTCTGGGGCAGTTGCATCATCCGAACCTTGTTAAGCTCATAGGGTACTGCATTGAAGATGACCAAAGGCTTCTTGTCTATGAATTTATGTCCCGAGGAAGTCTTGAAAACCATCTTTTCCGAA GGGCTCTTCCTTTACCCTGGTCCAGCAGGATGAAAATTGCACTTGGGGCTGCCAAAGGACTGGCATTCCTCCACGGAGGTGCTGATCCAGTTATTTATAGGGATTTTAAGACGTCCAACATTCTTCTAGATTCG GAGTACAATGCCAAGCTGTCAGATTTTGGGCTTGCAAAAGCTGGGCCTCAGGGAGATAAGACACACGTTTCCACCCGTGTTGTTGGTACATATGGTTATGCCGCACCAGAATATGTGATGACAG GGCACTTAACGTCAAAGAGTGATGTCTACAGTTTTGGTGTTGTGTTGCTTGAGATTTTAACTGGTCGAAGATCCATGGACAAGAATCGGCCTAGTGGGGAGCAAAATCTAGTGGCATGGGCCAAGACATATATTTTAGGAGATAAGCAAAGGCTTTACCAGATTGTAGATCCTCGATTGGAGTTCAACTACTCAATTAAAGGAGTGCAGAAGATTGCTAAGTTAGCTTACTACTGTCTCAGCAGGGATTCCAAATCTCGCCCTTCTATGGATGAAGTTGTTAAGGATCTCATGCCACTTCAAGACCTCAAAGACATGGCTGCATTGTATGTTCGCTCTCGTACATCACGAG GTAAGCATCATCGTTGA
- the LOC135633333 gene encoding serine/threonine-protein kinase PBL35-like isoform X2, which yields MESTLDPTSKDKTSLQLLQFAFQELKSATGNFRPDSILGEGGFGYVFKGWIEENGTAPAKPGTGLTVAVKSLKPDALQGHREWVAEINFLGQLHHPNLVKLIGYCIEDDQRLLVYEFMSRGSLENHLFRRALPLPWSSRMKIALGAAKGLAFLHGGADPVIYRDFKTSNILLDSEYNAKLSDFGLAKAGPQGDKTHVSTRVVGTYGYAAPEYVMTGHLTSKSDVYSFGVVLLEILTGRRSMDKNRPSGEQNLVAWAKTYILGDKQRLYQIVDPRLEFNYSIKGVQKIAKLAYYCLSRDSKSRPSMDEVVKDLMPLQDLKDMAALYVRSRTSRGKHHR from the exons ATGGAAAGTACTCTAGATCCAACATCCAAGGACAAAACATCTCTTCAGTTACTTCAGTTTGCTTTCCAGGAGTTGAAATCTGCTACTGGAAACTTCCGGCCTGATAGTATTCTTGGGGAAGGTGGATTTGGTTATGTTTTCAAGGGATGGATAGAGGAGAATGGCACAGCTCCTGCAAAACCAGGTACAGGTCTCACTGTTGCTGTCAAGAGTCTGAAGCCCGATGCTCTCCAAGGTCACAGGGAATGGGTT GCTGAGATTAACTTTCTGGGGCAGTTGCATCATCCGAACCTTGTTAAGCTCATAGGGTACTGCATTGAAGATGACCAAAGGCTTCTTGTCTATGAATTTATGTCCCGAGGAAGTCTTGAAAACCATCTTTTCCGAA GGGCTCTTCCTTTACCCTGGTCCAGCAGGATGAAAATTGCACTTGGGGCTGCCAAAGGACTGGCATTCCTCCACGGAGGTGCTGATCCAGTTATTTATAGGGATTTTAAGACGTCCAACATTCTTCTAGATTCG GAGTACAATGCCAAGCTGTCAGATTTTGGGCTTGCAAAAGCTGGGCCTCAGGGAGATAAGACACACGTTTCCACCCGTGTTGTTGGTACATATGGTTATGCCGCACCAGAATATGTGATGACAG GGCACTTAACGTCAAAGAGTGATGTCTACAGTTTTGGTGTTGTGTTGCTTGAGATTTTAACTGGTCGAAGATCCATGGACAAGAATCGGCCTAGTGGGGAGCAAAATCTAGTGGCATGGGCCAAGACATATATTTTAGGAGATAAGCAAAGGCTTTACCAGATTGTAGATCCTCGATTGGAGTTCAACTACTCAATTAAAGGAGTGCAGAAGATTGCTAAGTTAGCTTACTACTGTCTCAGCAGGGATTCCAAATCTCGCCCTTCTATGGATGAAGTTGTTAAGGATCTCATGCCACTTCAAGACCTCAAAGACATGGCTGCATTGTATGTTCGCTCTCGTACATCACGAG GTAAGCATCATCGTTGA